The following proteins are co-located in the Xiphophorus hellerii strain 12219 chromosome 2, Xiphophorus_hellerii-4.1, whole genome shotgun sequence genome:
- the LOC116708440 gene encoding cyclic nucleotide-gated cation channel beta-1 — MPKNRNQNRKQPDLELTHFLRHPPVPPPHPQPTSPCPSPPTLPNVPSYPHLPPIASPPLLISGLANPAFFIEEDSDGPAEPSLSLRPAVSVEDVDQEGGAAGGGAAGGGGEGEGGGGAAGGGAAGGAGGGGDESSSPALDPKLSTLTVPVAPAGGRQSRGDKDGGRKRPTVWTKTRNLQVQSEDDDEEVSIPVRAWPSESCLPSANGMLRERPASAASQTSQTSAVVSERLQELVRMFKERTEKAKEKLIDPDSSDEESVITAPPQPPAAPQDEEEEEEGRSEGQCVGGAGSGSEAPRGKETRWIRACWPIRFPASIDPFTNILYVLWMFLVSAAWNWNVWLIPVRWAFPYQTPQNAPYWLLADYACDLIYILDIAVFQPRLQFIRGGDIVCDKKEMRKNYMKTKRFKFDVASLLPLELLYFKTGINPLLRLPRLLKINSFFEFNERLEAILTKAYIYRVIRTTTYLLYCLHCNACLYHWASSYIGLGATQWVYNGVGNSYIRCYYFAVKTLITIGGLPDPTSLFEIVFQLINYFVGVFAFSIMIGQMRDVVGAATAAQTYYRTCMDNTIKYMTSYRIPKDVQNRVKTWYNYTWQSQGMLDEQELLTQLPDKMRLDIAVDVNYSIVSKVPLFQGCDRQMIFDMLKSLRSVVYLPGDYVCKKGEVGREMYIIKAGEVQVVGGPDERTVFATLRAGSVFGEISLLAVGGVNRRTANVIAHGFANLFILDKKDLNEILVHYPESKKLLRKKARKMLNKGKKPEPKVEPKEPAPVPVASLRPETPRLLRAALEMTERSSGLKGALARVKERSSKSSISLQRSLSASLRPPDPVLSPGPDPDTSLSASSTTLCSASRSCNPADFPPVQLQLQRGAVGWDESEDEWDEGGRGK; from the exons ATGCCtaagaaccggaaccagaacagGAAGCAGCCGGACTTAGAACTCACCCACTTCCTGCGGCACCCCCCGGTGccccctcctcatcctcagccgACCTCCCCCTGTCCCTCCCCCCCCACCCTGCCCAACGTGCCGTCCTACCCCCACCTGCCGCCCATCGCCAGCCCGCCGCTCCTGATCTCCGGCCTCGCTAACCCCGCCTTCTTCATCGAGGAAGACTCAGACGGTCCTGCAG AGCCGAGCCTCAGCCTCCGGCCCGCGGTGAGCGTGGAGGATGTCGACCAGGagggaggagcagcaggaggaggagcagcaggaggaggaggagaaggagaaggaggaggaggagcagcaggaggaggagcagcaggaggtgcaggaggaggaggcgaTGAGAGCAGCAGCCCGGCCCTGGACCCAAAGCTCAGCACCCTGACGGTCCCCGTGGCCCCGGCAGGAGGCCGCCAGAG TAGAGGAGATAAAGA CGGTGGGAGGAAACGCCCGACCGTCTGGACCAAGAC CAGAAACCTGCAGGTCCAGAGcgaagatgatgatgaagaagtcAGCATACCGGTCCGAGCCTGGCCCAGTGAGTCCTGTCTGCCCAGCGCCAACGGCAT GCTGAGGGAGCGCCCAGCGTCTGCTGCAAGTcagaccagtcagaccagtgcTGTGGTCAGTGAGCGACTCCAGGAACTGGTCAGGATGTTCAAAGAGAGAACGGAGAAAGCCAAAGAGAAGCTGATTGACCCAGACAGCTCCGACGAAGAGAGCGTCATTACCG CTCCCCCTCAGCCTCCAGCCGCCCCccaggatgaggaagaggaggaggaaggcaggTCAGAAGGTCAGTGTGTCGGCGGGGCAGGAAGCGGGTCGGAGGCGCCTAGAGGAAAGGAGACTCGGTGGATCCGGGCCTGCTGGCCGATCCGATTCCCCGCCAGCATCGACCCTTTCACCA ACATCCTGTACGTTCTGTGGATGTTCCTGGTTTCTGCGGCCTGGAACTGGAACGTGTGGCTGATCCCCGTCCGCTGGGCGTTCCCCTACCAGACGCCCCAAAACGCCCCCTACTGGCTGCTGGCTGACTACGCCTGCGACCTCATCTACATCCTGGACATCGCCGTGTTTCAGCCGCGCCTGCAGTTCATCCGTGGAGGAGACATCGTG TGTGACAAGAAGGAAATGAGAAAGAATTACATGAAAACCAAACGCTTCAAG TTCGACGTGGCCAGCCTCCTTCCTTTGGAGCTGCTGTACTTTAAGACGGGCATCAACCCTCTGCTACGGTTACCTCGCCTGCTGAAG ATCAACTCGTTCTTTGAGTTTAATGAGCGACTGGAGGCCATCCTGACCAAAGCCTACATCTACAG GGTGATCCGAACCACAACTTATCTTCTCTACTGTCTTCACTGCAACGCCTGCCTCTACCACTGGGCGTCCTCCTACATCGGACTGGGGGCCACGCAGTGGGTCTACAACGGGGTCGGCAACAG TTATATTCGCTGTTACTACTTTGCGGTGAAAACTCTGATCACCATCGGCGGTCTGCCGGATCCCACCTCCCTGTTTGAGATCGTCTTCCAGCTCATCAACTACTTCGTTGGAGTCTTTGCCTTCTCCATCATGATTGGTCAG ATGCGTGATGTTGTCGGTGCAGCCACCGCGGCTCAGACCTACTACCGCACCTGCATGGACAACACTATCAAATACATGACATCCTACCGCATACCCAAAGACGTCCAGAACCGCGTCAAGACCTGGTACAACTACACCTGGCAGTCACAAGGCATGCTGG ATGAACAGGAGCTTCTGACCCAGCTGCCAGATAAAATGCGTCTGGACATCGCTGTAGACGTCAACTACTCCATCGTGAGTAAAGTCCCTCTGTTCCAG GGCTGTGACAGGCAGATGATCTTTGACATGCTGAAGAGTCTGCGCTCAGTCGTCTACCTGCCTGGAGATTACGTCTGCAAAAAG GGCGAAGTGGGTCGGGAGATGTACATCATCAAAGCAGGGGAGGTGCAGGTGGTTGGAGGTCCGGATGAGAGGACGGTGTTCGCTACGCTGAGAGCAGGATCCGTGTTTGGAGAGATAAG TTTGCTAGCGGTGGGCGGAGTCAACCGGCGCACGGCCAACGTGATCGCTCATGGGTTTGCCAACCTGTTCATCCTGGACAAGAAAGACCTGAACGAGATCCTTGTCCACTACCCCGAGTCCAAGAAGCTGCTGCGCAAGAAGGCCAG GAAGATGCTTAATAAGGGAAAAAAGCCTGAACCCAAAGTGGAACCTAAGGAACCGGCTCCGGTACCGGTGGCTTCTCTCAGGCCCGAGACGCCCAGACTGCTGCGAGCGGCTCTGGAGATGACGGAGAGGTCGTCTGGACTGAAAGGAGCTCTGGCTCGGGTCAAAGAGAGGAGCAGCAAGTCCAGCATCTCACTGCAG CGGTCCCTCTCCGCCTCGCTGCGACCTCCGGACCCCGTCCTCAGCCCCGGACCGGACCCGGACACGTCCCTCTCTGCCAGCTCCACGACGCTTTGCTCAGCTTCTCGGAGCTGCAACCCtgcagattttcctcctgtgcagctgcagctgcagcgcgGCGCTGTGGGATGGGATGAGAGTGAGGATGAGTGGGatgaaggaggaagagggaagTGA